One genomic window of Spirochaetia bacterium 38H-sp includes the following:
- a CDS encoding nitroreductase family protein has product MKKSPALDYIFSRRSIRKYKPDPVEDSSLELILKAAMSAPSAVAKDPWRFVIIDDFELKKKTADALPHGKFLVDAPVGILVCGDLSAAHGGLEGYLIQDCSAAIENLLLAVNSLGLGACWLGVYPREERIDAMRNIFELPKNILPVACISLGYPAEEKKSRDRYNPSYVHRNHWK; this is encoded by the coding sequence ATGAAAAAATCTCCAGCTTTAGATTACATATTCTCTAGAAGGAGCATAAGAAAGTATAAACCAGATCCTGTAGAGGATTCTAGCCTAGAGCTTATTTTAAAAGCTGCCATGTCAGCTCCATCTGCTGTTGCAAAAGACCCCTGGCGTTTTGTAATAATAGACGATTTTGAGCTCAAGAAAAAAACAGCGGATGCACTACCTCATGGCAAGTTTCTTGTGGATGCACCGGTGGGAATTCTTGTTTGTGGCGATTTGTCTGCAGCCCATGGGGGGCTAGAGGGGTATCTTATCCAGGATTGCTCTGCAGCCATAGAAAATTTGCTTCTTGCTGTCAATAGCCTTGGATTGGGAGCCTGCTGGCTGGGCGTGTATCCGCGAGAAGAAAGAATTGATGCTATGCGCAATATTTTTGAGCTTCCTAAGAATATATTGCCCGTAGCCTGTATCTCTCTTGGCTATCCGGCAGAAGAAAAAAAATCTAGAGACAGATATAATCCCTCCTATGTACATAGGAACCACTGGAAATGA
- a CDS encoding HAD family hydrolase, producing the protein MSYKAILACDLDGTLIPEGGVISAEDLSLLRKLPSMGILPVIASGRPVSSVLSIVRNIWEDEELPAISFNGSVVIKSPLGKELFSARLDNKIAKKIVAFSLDNGLFPQVYDNNLFYVFYEDEKAEKYYRSVDVPYKIISYDDFTWDTPKILLHDEPDILKKYFPSLLELAGKEISAFFSKPIYIELVNPESGKGQALIKLAAIYGISSSMIWAMGDAENDVDMLLAARYGYAVANASESVKRQVSYITEKGVGQGALSEVVQHIISVIGQ; encoded by the coding sequence ATGAGTTATAAAGCCATTCTTGCTTGTGATTTGGACGGTACGCTTATACCTGAGGGGGGAGTTATAAGTGCCGAAGATCTTAGTCTGCTGCGTAAACTCCCTTCCATGGGAATTTTGCCTGTAATAGCCTCCGGCAGGCCTGTATCTTCTGTTCTCAGCATTGTTAGGAACATATGGGAAGATGAGGAACTGCCTGCCATAAGTTTTAACGGCAGTGTAGTAATAAAATCACCCTTGGGAAAAGAACTTTTTTCTGCCCGTCTTGATAATAAAATAGCAAAGAAAATAGTTGCCTTTTCTCTTGATAACGGCCTTTTCCCCCAAGTGTATGATAATAACCTCTTTTATGTATTCTATGAAGATGAAAAAGCCGAAAAATATTATCGGTCTGTTGATGTCCCCTACAAGATAATATCTTATGATGATTTTACATGGGATACTCCAAAAATTTTATTACATGACGAGCCTGATATTCTTAAAAAATATTTTCCTAGTCTACTAGAACTTGCAGGAAAAGAAATTTCTGCATTTTTTTCCAAGCCAATATATATTGAGCTTGTAAATCCAGAATCTGGCAAGGGACAGGCTCTTATTAAGCTGGCAGCCATATATGGTATATCTTCTTCTATGATATGGGCGATGGGTGATGCTGAGAATGACGTTGATATGCTTCTTGCTGCAAGATACGGATATGCTGTTGCAAATGCAAGCGAGAGCGTAAAAAGGCAGGTTTCTTATATTACAGAAAAAGGTGTAGGACAAGGTGCTTTGTCAGAAGTTGTACAGCATATTATTTCTGTTATAGGGCAGTAA